Within Chelatococcus sp. HY11, the genomic segment GATCCAGCATTCGGCGGCCCACCGGGTCCGTTGTGGACGGATCTGATTGCCGCGTTTGAGCAGGATCCTGACTTGGCAGGCACTGCCGAAATCTTTCGCGCGGCCATCGCCGAAGACGCTGGGCTGCACGATTGGCAGCGCGTTCGCGGCTATCTCGGGTTGACGCTCGATCAGGCTCGCGCATTGCAGATCGCACCGCCAGAGCCGGCCGAGGACACATCGCCTCCTTTGCTGCATGTCACGGCGCCCGGCGCCGAGCCGGAGCCCCCGACCTATGAGCTTCCGTGACCTGACGCGGGCGGTGCTGGACATCCAGTTCCGCCTTGCTGAGATCGAGCGCCGCGGTCGAAATGCCAACCGCATTGGCACGATCGCGTCCGATGAGGACATCGACGCCGAGAAGGGGCTAGCGCGGGTTACGCTGGCTGACAAGGACGGTAAGACCTACAAGTCCGGCTGGTTGCCATGGAGCGAGCAGTCGGCCGGCGCGACCAAGACGCACTTCCCCCCCAGCAAAGGGCAGCAAGTGCGGGTACGCTCGCAGAACGGCGAACTGTCCGACGCCGAGATCGAGCTCAGCGTCCCGTCCGACACGAACACGCGAGCATCCAAAAAGGCCGATGAGAACGTCATCCTCGATCGAGGCAAGACGCGCATTGCCGTCAGCGACGGCGGTGACACCGTCACGCTGTCGTGCGGCGCCTCGTCCATCACGATCACGGATGGCGAGATCCGCCTGAAGGCTCCCAAGATTCATCTGAACTGAGGCGCAACGCATGCCTGGAATTGCCCGGCGTCCGACGGACGCGGCCGGCGGCAACCACATGTCTGGTGCCCAGCACACGGTCTTCGCGGAGGGCGCGGAAGTGGTCGTGCTCGGCGACCTGGTGCAGCCGCACGGGCCGCCGCCGCATAGTCCGCCACCGGCCATGGTGGAAGCGTCAAGCACCGTCTTCATCAACGGAATCCCGATCTGCCGGGCCGGCCATCTGGCCTCGTGCGGACACGCAACAACCGGTTCAAGCACCGTCTTTCACGAGGGCTGACATGGAAAAGCAACGCTACGAAGTCCTGAAAGAGGGCTTCCTGAACAACGCCTACAAGAAGGCCGGCGATATCGTCCGCATGACCGAGGCCGAAGCGAAATACTTCCTGCCTCCGCATGACGATCGGCTCGCTCCCGCCAAGCCCGCCAAGCCAAAGAAGGCGTAAGGGATGGGAAGCGCCGGCTTCGATCGGCGCACTGGCAAGGTTCTGCGGGACTGGGACCACACGCGCCAATCCATCGAGATCATCCTCACCACCCCAAAATACACGCGCGTGATGCGCCGCCTGTTCGGCGCAGACCTACAGTCCCTGATCGACGCGCCGATGAATCCGCGTGTGATCCTGGCTGCCTTTGTCGCTATCGCCGAGGCATTGGAGCCGCGCGAGGTCGAGGGCTTTCAGCTAGGCGAGCCCCGCTTTCGGCTGGTCAGCGTGAAGGTGGCTGACGCGCAACAGGATGGGCGGATCACGTTCGAGCTTACAGGCACCTATTTCCCGAACGGGCATCTGGGTGACTTCACGACCGGCAACGAGCGGGTCGCCTCCGTTTCCGTGTGAGGTTTT encodes:
- a CDS encoding PAAR domain-containing protein produces the protein MPGIARRPTDAAGGNHMSGAQHTVFAEGAEVVVLGDLVQPHGPPPHSPPPAMVEASSTVFINGIPICRAGHLASCGHATTGSSTVFHEG
- a CDS encoding GPW/gp25 family protein translates to MGSAGFDRRTGKVLRDWDHTRQSIEIILTTPKYTRVMRRLFGADLQSLIDAPMNPRVILAAFVAIAEALEPREVEGFQLGEPRFRLVSVKVADAQQDGRITFELTGTYFPNGHLGDFTTGNERVASVSV
- a CDS encoding phage baseplate assembly protein V; amino-acid sequence: MSFRDLTRAVLDIQFRLAEIERRGRNANRIGTIASDEDIDAEKGLARVTLADKDGKTYKSGWLPWSEQSAGATKTHFPPSKGQQVRVRSQNGELSDAEIELSVPSDTNTRASKKADENVILDRGKTRIAVSDGGDTVTLSCGASSITITDGEIRLKAPKIHLN